A window of Phragmites australis chromosome 15, lpPhrAust1.1, whole genome shotgun sequence genomic DNA:
GTGATCAAGCTGAGTGGTGCGATCGGGAGCGTGCGGGCGACGGTGCGGAGCGCAGGCCAATGTGGGAGCTGGGCCAAGTGCgcgcaggagggagagaggagaggctgGGCCAACGCTTGGGCCAAAACAGAGAAGAGAGATGAATCCGGCCtagggaagaaaataaaaaaggaaataaaaattggttttggaattaaattaaaatgagagatttgaattttaatttaactttggattaggatcatttcaaataaatatatttgaattatgatttaaACTTGAACCTTGAGCttcctaagatgatttgaatcaagggatttgaatttgaatttgatttgaacCAAAtggaatctaagagtagatttgaaatatAGGGACATTCAATTTTAAATCTCCAtataaagaaccataaaaataattaaactaaaaacgcatatgctcaatttattgcaatgattaattctgaaattttcttAGTGCTATTTGTAATACTTAGcctaaataatatatttgaatatatacatgcGAGTATATATactttaaatatatatttctttgatttATATTGGTAtaattaattagattttttttaacttggagtgaattttgtaattaatttaCATGCTAAAATTTAAGATGTTACACCCACCCCGCTGCCAGATACCAACGAGGGTCGCACCAGATCCCACCCACTGTCATACTTCCTTAGCAATGCCTTCGCTGTCTTCACCGCCTCGCTCCCAAACACCGCGTCCTCGAACCCTGCCACCACCGCCATCCGAGCCCGCCAAGCCTCCCGCCCGCTCCCTGTCGCGTCGTGGCCAATGCCCTCCCCACCTCTGCTTCCATCACTCGCCTCTCGTCGGCGTCCCTTCCCTTGAACGCCACCTCCGTCGAGTCCAAAAACCCACGGAGAAGCTCCAGCCTCGCAGCGAACTCACTGGCTGCGCTACCATCGCTACGGCCGGTCGTCTAGCTCAGCGAGGATTACTAGCTTCGCGTTGAGGGTCCTGACCTTTTGGAGTATAGCTACATGCTCGTCGACGGTGGCATGGCTGAGCCGGAACTGAAGGCAGACAACGAGGGTCTTACTAGGGGTGGTGACATCATATAGTGTGTGGAGGAGAAGCAGGAGGCACGGATGGGTGGGAGCAGTATGTGGGCTTAGGTAGGATTAGGAGTCTAACTGGTTCCCTACTTCTATTTAGGATTGAGGGATATTGAGAACATCTAAATATTGAGAACCATATAGGATATTTATTGAAGCGGATTTTAGAGATAAAATTTATAAACTTAACTATGGAGAATTATATTAGACTTCTTTTGAAGATGCTCATCCTAATGCGCTCGTTCTGAATCATATCCACAATAAATTTTTCCACACATTCCCGCTCACTTAAAAGCTCATACATTTTTCTTTCTGTTAAAAGACCTTACCAGCATGATTATTGTAAAAATTCTATCAAATAACCCCACTCCAAGGCCTACTTAAAACAGAGGAATTTGTAGGaagattagaaaaaaatcaattcgAGAGTTCCAAACAAGTCCTTAGCCGGCCTTAGATACCACTTTGTTTTTGTATAGCAACAGATGGTTCCAGTCTAAAGCAATAGATGGACTGGAACCAAGTGAAGAAACGTTCATGAGGCGCCTTTTGCGATTACTCAACACGTTTGAACCGTAACACAACTCCCGATTTCCGCTCCCTGCTTAAATACTTTTGTACGCATCAAAAAGTCGACCTGTCCGCTATGAttaggcagcgaagatggcacGAATCCTGCGTAGTGTCATTTTAAATCCACCCACCTAACCAGCTTTTCGTCCAGTCCTCTTCACTCCCCTTGAAAACTTCTTTCCAAAGTCTCTGTCGCCATAAATAATGCCACCCAACCAAAACAAGagaattcaaagataaaatcaaattaaaaataaaaaaatctctatCATATAAACCATCAGTTGGTTCGTCACCTTTCCACTTCACCTCTCACGCCGTCTAATAAAAAATTGGAAAACAACaatatgaaataaataaaaaatcagagaaaactAACACTAACATCCACTAGAAATCTGCTCCGTCCCCCACAGCTAACCCCAAGTCGTTGCATTGGTCACCCACGTATCCGTTGTTCCACTCTCTCGACCGTCCTTTTCGCCCCACTCATATCCATCTCGCGTGCACCTCATGCCTTGAGTGGATATCCCCCTCATGCTGCCCCCTCCGCCTCCCTCACCACCCCATGAAATCTGCGTACAATATATTCTCACTCTTGATCTCGTCGCTGCCACCGCCCTGCTAGATCTCGAAAAGGTGATGTTTAGAAACTGTTGTAACGTATGAGTACTATATTAGTTATAAAcaagaaaatgagagaaaaaatgAACATAAAGAGAGGAGAAACAAAATGAGtaaggagagagaaaaaaaaaggcgaGAGAGGTCGTGTTTGACCACCTCTCTGGGGAAATTTGGAATTTTACCATTTTCGTTATTGGTGCCCATTAAAATGCTATCGATGAACCTAACTTTATTAAGATGCTACTCTTTCCTATACCCACCTTGCTACAATATCACTATCCATTTTTCCCcttaatttcttttcttttcttttcagctAACATCAATCCTGAATTGACAAATTTGGCTCTGGCCGAAATGCATACAATCACCTTATTTCGGTCACTATGTTTTTATGTTCATGTATGCTCCAACAACCATACaagaataaaaaaactcaaGCACAGGATGCTACAGTAGCAAGAGCAAGTCGATCTTCAGATGGTCACGGGCTTTGGATTAAAAAGACGTGATTTTTACTGAAAAAGAAACGAACTCAAACCGATTCACCAGAAAGGGCATGTTCGTTCAGGAGTAAATTCGTCAATCCAGGTCTAATTTTGGCTACAAAAGAAATTAAGAGGAAAATAGGATAGTTCTAACGAGATGAGTATCGACGTGAatgatattttaataaaattgtgTTTATTAATGATATTTTAACGAGCGCTAACGATCAAAGTGGTAAAATCCCAAATTTCTCCcccgctctctctccctcctctccggctCTCCCACCTCCCTCTTCTCCTCCACGGCTCCCGTCCGTCGTTGGCTTTACCACTGGGGGGTTCCCACACGGGCCAGACGCCGCCACCGCTGACCCCGTCTACaccgaacccccccccccccccccgcaattTGACGCCCCTCGCTCGCCGCCTTCCCTCCCGACGCGCACACCAACCACGCGCTGTTCATTTCTTGGCCTCTGTCTCTCGCCGTCTCCTCGCAGATCTCCTCGGGGTCGTGCGGTTTCTTGATTCAGGCTTCTCGGGGTCGGATCTTGGCGGTGGAAGATGGGCAACTGCTGCGTGACGCCGGGCGGCGCCGACGGCGAGGGCGGCAAGAAGCCGAAGCAGAAGAAGGGCAAGAAGCCGAACCCCTTCTCCATCGAGTACAACCGGTCGGCGCCGCCGGGGCCGAAGCTGGTGGTGCTGCGGGAGCCCACGGGGCGGGACATCGCCGCGCGGTACGAGCTGGGCGGGGAGCTCGGGCGCGGGGAGTTTGGGGTCACCTACCTCTGCACGGACCGCGCCTCGGGGGACGCCCTGGCCTGCAAGTCCATCTCCAAGAAGAAGCTCCGCACCCCCGTCGACATCGAGGACGTGCGCCGCGAGGTGGAGATCATGCGGCACCTCCCCAGGCACCCCAACATCGTCACGCTCAGGGACACGTTCGAGGACGACAATGCCGTGCACCTCGTCATGGAGCTCTGCGAGGGCGGGGAGCTCTTCGACCGGATCGTCGCCCGGGGGCACTACACggagcgcgccgccgccgtggttACCCGCACCATCGTCGAGGTCGTGCAGGTGAGATTGGCTTCCTTGTTTGTGCAGGTTCTATGGAGGTTAATGTTAGAATAATCACTGTTGGGCAGCAATTAGAGATGGATGTCGTTATATGCCTCTGTTGCACTCATTACGTTGGGATCAATTTGCTATCACTCATATGATAACTTTGTCTATTGTTTGATTCAATAGGTGATGGAGCAAACTTATGCGATTCACTATATTTAATAATGTGAACTCTGTCTATTACCTTATGCTATCATTCCCTGGCTCTTTAACTTGGTGATTAGATTGTTTGCAATTTCACATTTTCTGCCCATAATCCGTTATCTGTATGGTGAATTAACTTGTGCCTCCTTTATGTCCTGTACAATGTCAGATGTGCCATAAGCATGGAGTGATGCACAGGGATCTCAAACCAGAGAATTTTTTGTTCGCAAACAAGAAAGAAACAGCGGCTCTTAAGGCAATTGATTTTGGCCTGTCTGTATTTTTCACTCCAGGTACAGTTGTGATATCCTTCTTTCCTATATCTGTTTGTCGTTTCACTTCATCAGTCATTTCTTGGTGATATGATCACTGGACTGTGGCGCTAGCATGTTCTGTCTATCTCTTATGCTGCCtgctttgtatttttttaagatgcTATTCTTCTAGTATTCTGATTTTGATATTCTGTAGGCGAACGGTTCACTGAGATTGTTGGAAGTCCTTATTACATGGCTCCAGAGGTGCTAAAGAGAAATTACGGCCCAGAAGTTGATGTCTGGAGTGCAGGAGTGATTCTTTACATTCTTCTTTGTGGTGTCCCCCCATTCTGGGCAGGTTAGTTTTTTTTGCCCGAAATGATGGATTATGCAGTGACATATCTATATATggtaaaaatttagattttgagAATTAGAAAATGCAATACGATGTAATTTCTTGTATGTGCAAATGTATTCTATGGCACATTCTAAACTGACACCCTTTATTTTCTGATCTTTACTTTGGGTGTGGGCTGATAGGGAGATGGGCCGTggtagataaaaaaatacatcttACTCTTGCATTGTTAAATGGTCTTTCTTAACATTTTTTTGTGTTTCCATCATGTAATGCAGAAACTGAACAGGGTGTTGCTCAAGCAATTATTCGTTCTGTCGTTGATTTTAAAAGAGATCCATGGCCAAGGGTCTCAGATAACGCAAAAGATCTTGTTAGGGGAATGCTCAATCCAGATCCAAAACGGCGATTAACAGCTCAGCAAGTGCTTGGTAATCATCAAATTCTTGCACTAGTTGATGATATTGTGTTTACTTACATTTGTTCAATCTAAAACTAATGGGAAAATGCCTCCATCTTAGAACGTGATGATTTTGAGGTGCAAAAATCTACTCTAATCCAAGATTGTCAAACCTTGCATTAAAATTGATGGAAGATAATGCTCTATGATTTCAGAAGTGTTTCCCCTATATATTTTGTCTCATAACCTTGTATTTTTCTTCTAGGTCACACATGGTTGCAGAACATTAAGAAGGCTCCAAATGTCAATTTGGGTGAAACTGTTAAGGCCAGACTTCAACAATTCTCTGTGATGAACAAGTTCAAGAAGCATGCGCTTAGGGTACATTTCCGCCTGACTTGACCTCAGATAATTCCTTTCAATGTTACACTTGTTCTGAACTTTCTCACATTTTTTTACTATAGGTCATAGCTGAGCATCTTTCAGTAGAAGAGGCTGCTGACAT
This region includes:
- the LOC133892649 gene encoding calcium-dependent protein kinase 20, which gives rise to MGNCCVTPGGADGEGGKKPKQKKGKKPNPFSIEYNRSAPPGPKLVVLREPTGRDIAARYELGGELGRGEFGVTYLCTDRASGDALACKSISKKKLRTPVDIEDVRREVEIMRHLPRHPNIVTLRDTFEDDNAVHLVMELCEGGELFDRIVARGHYTERAAAVVTRTIVEVVQMCHKHGVMHRDLKPENFLFANKKETAALKAIDFGLSVFFTPGERFTEIVGSPYYMAPEVLKRNYGPEVDVWSAGVILYILLCGVPPFWAETEQGVAQAIIRSVVDFKRDPWPRVSDNAKDLVRGMLNPDPKRRLTAQQVLGHTWLQNIKKAPNVNLGETVKARLQQFSVMNKFKKHALRVIAEHLSVEEAADIKDMFEKMDLNKDQMINFDELKLGLHKIGHQMPDADVQILMEAADADGNGSLDYGEFVTLSVHLRKIGNDEHLHKAFAYFDRNESGYIEIDELRESLADDLGQNHEEVINAIIRDVDTDKDGKISYDEFAAMMKAGTDWRKASRQYSRERFTSLSLKLQKDRSLQMTSTR